In a genomic window of Quercus lobata isolate SW786 chromosome 4, ValleyOak3.0 Primary Assembly, whole genome shotgun sequence:
- the LOC115985720 gene encoding VQ motif-containing protein 1-like: MSGCNREPVKVVIINTHYVETDAMSFKSVVQKLTGKDSTVAEGREKDSKILKERMERMEANTWSGSGGNKAALMKNLSFKEFDKLLREMPPMYELWQ, encoded by the coding sequence ATGTCGGGCTGCAATAGAGAGCCAGTAAAGGTTGTGATCATCAACACCCATTATGTGGAAACTGATGCTATGAGCTTCAAATCTGTTGTGCAAAAGCTGACTGGTAAAGATTCAACGGTAGcagaagggagagagaaagacagCAAGATTTTGAAAGAAAGGATGGAGAGGATGGAGGCGAATACTTGGTCCGGCTCCGGTGGTAATAAGGCGGCTTTGATGAAGAATTTATCGTTCAAGGAGTTTGATAAATTGCTTAGAGAGATGCCACCAATGTATGAGCTATGGCAATGA
- the LOC115983994 gene encoding exopolygalacturonase-like: protein MGLKLTFGWVCMLILSLSVCITEAQGQTKDFNVKNYGAIADGATDNSKAFLQAWKEACEWTGRARVWIPIGTYRVNSVKFEGPCKGPIAFVIKGYLKAPTEPSLFITQNWINFRYINNLTVSGGGVLDGQGKEAWAYNDCNENPNCPSLPTTMRFDFVTNAWVHHLRSINSKNTHFVVFGCVEVKITNTRISAPADSPNTDGIKMANSRGIKIQQTTIRTGDDCIAMLAGTRQVRIFNVTCGPGHGISIGSLGKDGDQNDLFDIRVRNCSFQNTSDGIRIKTWASPGIGKVSGLIYEDIFMNQVGNPIIIDQEYCPYPPCKTQPSRVQISNVTYRNIWGNSGSKVAVTFRCSQSRPCRDLVMENINLHYHGRDGEGSTAICNNVKGESLGPQNPASCI from the exons ATGGGTTTGAAACTTACTTTTGGTTGGGTTTGTATGTTAATATTATCTTTGTCGGTATGTATTACTGAAGCTCAAGGCCAAACCAAGGATTTCAACGTGAAGAACTATGGTGCCATTGCTGATGGAGCGACCGACAACAGTAag GCATTTCTTCAGGCATGGAAGGAAGCCTGTGAATGGACTGGAAGGGCTAGGGTTTGGATCCCCATTGGAACATACAGGGTGAACTCAGTAAAATTTGAGGGTCCATGCAAGGGTCCAATAGCCTTTGTGATTAAGGGGTATCTCAAGGCTCCTACTGAACCATCCCTGTTTATCACCCAGAATTGGATCAATTTTCGATATATTAACAATTTGACAGTGAGTGGTGGTGGCGTCTTGGATGGTCAGGGAAAGGAGGCTTGGGCTTACAATGACTGCAACGAGAATCCCAATTGTCCCTCTTTACCAACG ACAATGAGATTTGATTTTGTGACCAATGCATGGGTTCATCACTTGAGATCAATCAACAGCAAGAACACCCATTTTGTGGTTTTCGGATGTGTGGAAGTAAAAATCACTAATACTAGAATATCAGCCCCTGCTGATAGCCCCAACACGGATGGGATAAAAATGGCGAATTCAAGGGGCATCAAAATCCAACAAACAACGATTCGTACTGGTGATGATTGTATAGCCATGCTAGCCGGAACCAGACAAGTACGTATTTTTAATGTTACTTGTGGACCTGGGCATGGAATTAGTATTGGAAGCCTTGGCAAAGATGGAGATCAAAATGATTTGTTTGATATAAGGGTTAGAAACTGCTCATTTCAAAATACTTCTGATGGCATAAGAATCAAAACTTGGGCTTCTCCTGGAATTGGTAAGGTTTCCGGCTTGATATATGAAGACATTTTCATGAATCAAGTTGGCAATCCCATCATTATAGATCAAGAATATTGCCCGTACCCTCCTTGCAAAACGCAG CCCTCTCGTGTTCAAATTAGCAATGTCACATACAGAAACATCTGGGGAAATTCAGGTTCGAAAGTCGCAGTAACTTTCCGATGCAGCCAAAGCAGACCATGCAGAGACCTAGTGATGGAGAACATCAATTTGCATTATCATGGCCGTGATGGAGAGGGCTCTACTGCTATTTGCAATAATGTCAAAGGCGAATCTCTTGGTCCTCAAAATCCTGCGTCATGCATATAA